Proteins found in one Bacteroidales bacterium WCE2008 genomic segment:
- a CDS encoding glutamate synthase (NADPH/NADH) small chain, producing MGNYKAFLTIPRKEAGYRPVLDRIHDFGEVEQTLNTNDRKLQASRCMDCGVPFCNWACPLGNRPPEWNDAAFKGDFELAYKLLNSTNDFPEFTGRVCPALCEKACVLNLTLNEPTTNRENEAAITEIAFREDYVGVEIPERNGKKVAVIGSGPAGLASANRLNRMGYTVTVFEQHEKAGGLLRFGIPNFKLNKKVIDRRIELMEKEGVEFRYNTKADPKKLKGYDAFVLATGAPQARDLKVPGRELSGIYFALDLLSMQNRILYGAEIPKKNRIDCKGKDVLVIGGGDTGSDCIGTVHRLGCNNVTQIEIMPKPPVGPVDPANPWPNWPRTLRTSSSHEEGCTRLWNINTLRFIGENGKVTGAEVQTIEWKSKGPGVRPEMVPVGEPEIIKADIVLICLGFLKPETPEVGENVFLAGDVASGASLVVRAMASGVAAAKALDEKMHLNK from the coding sequence ATGGGCAACTATAAGGCATTTCTGACTATTCCGCGCAAAGAGGCCGGATATCGTCCTGTACTTGACAGGATCCACGATTTCGGCGAGGTGGAACAGACTTTAAATACAAACGACCGCAAGCTTCAGGCTTCGCGCTGCATGGACTGCGGAGTCCCTTTCTGCAACTGGGCATGTCCTCTGGGCAACCGTCCTCCGGAGTGGAATGACGCCGCCTTCAAGGGTGACTTCGAGCTGGCTTACAAGCTGTTGAATTCCACGAATGATTTCCCGGAGTTTACCGGCCGCGTCTGTCCGGCCCTCTGTGAGAAGGCCTGCGTGTTGAATCTGACTCTAAACGAGCCGACGACCAACAGGGAGAATGAGGCCGCGATTACCGAAATAGCTTTTCGGGAAGACTACGTAGGCGTAGAGATTCCTGAAAGGAACGGAAAGAAAGTGGCTGTCATCGGTTCGGGCCCTGCCGGTCTGGCTTCTGCCAACAGGCTCAACCGTATGGGATACACCGTAACAGTATTCGAGCAGCATGAAAAGGCCGGAGGCCTGCTCCGCTTCGGAATTCCGAACTTCAAGCTCAACAAGAAGGTGATTGACCGAAGGATAGAGCTTATGGAGAAGGAAGGCGTCGAGTTCCGGTACAATACAAAGGCCGACCCTAAGAAGCTGAAGGGCTATGACGCCTTCGTGCTCGCAACCGGCGCTCCCCAGGCCAGAGACCTCAAGGTGCCGGGGAGAGAACTCTCCGGAATATATTTCGCCCTTGACCTGCTCTCGATGCAGAACCGGATTCTCTATGGGGCTGAAATCCCGAAGAAGAACCGTATAGACTGCAAAGGGAAAGACGTGCTGGTCATCGGTGGCGGAGATACCGGCTCGGACTGTATCGGCACGGTGCACCGTCTCGGCTGCAACAACGTTACCCAGATAGAGATAATGCCGAAGCCTCCTGTAGGCCCGGTCGATCCGGCCAATCCATGGCCGAACTGGCCTCGCACCCTGAGGACGTCTTCGTCCCATGAGGAGGGTTGTACGAGACTCTGGAATATCAACACTCTCCGGTTCATAGGTGAGAACGGCAAGGTGACCGGAGCCGAGGTCCAGACTATAGAATGGAAGTCAAAGGGGCCCGGAGTACGTCCTGAGATGGTCCCGGTCGGAGAACCTGAGATAATCAAGGCCGATATAGTGCTTATCTGTCTTGGCTTCCTCAAGCCTGAGACCCCGGAAGTGGGGGAAAACGTATTCCTCGCAGGCGACGTCGCAAGCGGAGCTTCCCTCGTGGTAAGAGCCATGGCCTCCGGAGTCGCTGCCGCAAAGGCACTTGATGAAAAGATGCATCTGAACAAATAA
- a CDS encoding nitrogen regulatory protein P-II family — protein MKKIEAIVRKTKFEDVKEALFAADINWFSYAEVKAIGQDRQDRIYRGVMYSTDIISRIEITIICRDQFVQPAIDAILASAHTGEVGDGRIFVSPVDDTWSIRTGEHGDVVLADKK, from the coding sequence ATGAAAAAGATTGAAGCAATCGTCAGGAAGACGAAATTCGAGGATGTAAAGGAGGCGTTGTTCGCTGCGGACATCAACTGGTTTTCCTATGCCGAAGTCAAGGCCATCGGCCAGGACCGGCAGGACAGAATCTATCGAGGTGTCATGTATAGCACCGACATAATCTCCCGTATTGAGATAACCATCATCTGCAGAGACCAGTTCGTCCAGCCTGCAATAGATGCTATTCTCGCTTCCGCCCACACGGGCGAAGTAGGAGACGGACGCATTTTCGTGAGTCCGGTAGATGATACCTGGTCGATCAGGACGGGAGAGCACGGAGACGTCGTGCTCGCAGACAAAAAGTAA
- a CDS encoding ammonium transporter, Amt family has translation MNTISGLDTVWVLLAAMLVFFMQPGFALVEAGFTRSKNTANILMKNFLDFMVGTFFFWMLGFSLMHASGSGFVGNAHIFSYSFYADSNISKECFLAFQTMFCATAATIVSGAMAERTKFSAYIIISIVISLLVYPVEGHWAWGGGWLAGLGFHDFAGSAVVHACGGAVALAGAIVLGPRIGKYTKDKKSVAIPGHNLTFGALGVFILWFGWFGFNPGSQLSATGVENATAISRVFCTTNMAAATGGLSTLVFTWILYGKPSLSLVCNGILAGLVGITAGCDVVTLGGSAIIGAVCGVAMTLSVSLIDKVCHVDDPVGAVSVHGVCGILGTVLTGLFSVDGGLFYGGGWHLLGVETLGIACIVAWAFIVGFISLRVVDRIIGIRVEPRVEEEGLDIYEHGETAYNN, from the coding sequence ATGAATACTATAAGTGGACTGGATACCGTATGGGTACTCCTCGCAGCAATGCTTGTCTTTTTCATGCAACCGGGCTTCGCCCTTGTCGAGGCCGGATTCACAAGATCCAAGAATACCGCCAATATCCTCATGAAGAACTTTCTTGACTTCATGGTCGGAACTTTCTTCTTCTGGATGCTCGGCTTTTCTTTGATGCATGCCTCCGGCTCCGGTTTCGTCGGTAATGCGCATATTTTCAGCTATTCTTTCTATGCCGATTCAAACATTTCCAAAGAATGTTTCCTGGCATTCCAGACAATGTTCTGCGCAACTGCGGCGACTATCGTCTCAGGCGCGATGGCTGAAAGGACGAAGTTCTCGGCATATATAATAATATCGATTGTAATCTCTCTCCTGGTTTATCCGGTTGAGGGGCACTGGGCCTGGGGCGGTGGCTGGCTCGCCGGCCTTGGATTCCATGACTTCGCAGGTTCTGCTGTCGTTCATGCCTGCGGAGGGGCTGTGGCTCTCGCGGGAGCGATAGTCCTCGGCCCGAGGATCGGAAAGTACACCAAAGACAAAAAATCGGTCGCTATTCCGGGTCACAACCTTACCTTCGGCGCGCTCGGCGTGTTTATTCTCTGGTTCGGCTGGTTCGGATTCAATCCAGGCTCTCAGCTGAGCGCCACCGGAGTCGAGAATGCGACTGCCATCTCCCGTGTTTTCTGTACAACTAACATGGCTGCGGCGACCGGTGGTCTCAGTACTCTGGTCTTTACATGGATCCTTTACGGAAAACCGTCCCTTTCCCTTGTGTGCAACGGAATTCTTGCCGGACTGGTCGGAATAACCGCCGGCTGCGATGTAGTCACTCTCGGCGGATCGGCGATAATAGGAGCTGTCTGCGGCGTTGCCATGACCCTGTCCGTCTCCCTCATAGATAAGGTCTGCCACGTCGACGATCCTGTAGGCGCTGTCTCTGTCCATGGTGTCTGCGGTATCCTTGGTACTGTCCTGACCGGATTGTTCTCTGTCGACGGCGGCCTGTTCTATGGCGGCGGCTGGCATCTCCTCGGAGTCGAGACTCTCGGAATAGCCTGTATCGTGGCCTGGGCCTTTATCGTCGGCTTCATATCCCTTAGGGTCGTCGACAGAATCATCGGCATCCGCGTCGAACCTCGCGTAGAGGAGGAAGGCCTCGATATCTATGAGCATGGCGAGACAGCCTATAACAACTAA
- a CDS encoding asparagine synthase (glutamine-hydrolysing), whose protein sequence is MCGFAGIFNVREQTPGLRQTALQMSLQLRHRGPDWSGIYCGGSAILAHERLSIVDPVSGGQPLYSTDRRKILAVNGEIYNHKTLRKELDGDYDFRTGSDCEVILALYEKKGPRFLEDLSGIFAFALYDEEKDEYLIARDPIGVIPLYIGHTDDGLLMVASEMKALEGRCAEFEPFPPGSMLWSREGMVRKWYSRDWTDYDAVKDGPSDPALIRDALTDAVKRQLMSDVPYGVLLSGGLDSSIISAIAAANAPRRIEDDGKSQAWWPRLHSFAVGLKGAPDLAKAREMADFLGTVHHEINYTVQEGIDALRDVIYHIETYDVTTVRASTPMYLLARVIKSMGIKMVLSGEGSDEIFGGYLYFHKAPSARDFHEETVRKIGKLHLYDCLRANKALSAWGVEGRVPFLDKEFLDVAMRLNPACKMCPGDVIEKKILREAFSDMLPASVAWRQKEQFSDGVGYSWIDSLKALTSLAVSDAQMASAAKRFPINTPMNKEEYYYRCIFEELFPSESAAISVPSVPSVACSSEIALQWDASFRELNDPSGRAVKGVHEKAY, encoded by the coding sequence ATGTGTGGTTTTGCAGGAATATTCAACGTCAGGGAGCAGACTCCCGGGTTGAGACAGACGGCTCTCCAGATGAGCCTTCAGCTTAGACACAGGGGCCCTGACTGGAGCGGTATCTACTGCGGCGGCTCGGCCATACTGGCCCATGAGCGGCTGTCCATAGTCGATCCGGTATCCGGCGGCCAGCCTCTCTATTCGACCGACAGACGCAAGATTCTGGCTGTCAATGGAGAGATCTATAACCATAAGACGCTGAGGAAAGAACTGGACGGGGATTATGATTTCCGCACAGGCTCTGACTGTGAAGTCATTCTGGCGTTGTATGAGAAAAAGGGCCCCCGATTCCTGGAAGATCTCAGCGGTATTTTTGCGTTTGCCTTGTATGATGAAGAAAAAGACGAGTATCTTATCGCCCGGGATCCGATAGGCGTGATTCCTCTCTACATCGGTCATACCGATGACGGCCTGCTGATGGTCGCCAGCGAGATGAAGGCCCTTGAGGGCCGCTGCGCCGAATTCGAGCCTTTCCCTCCGGGAAGCATGCTCTGGAGCCGCGAAGGCATGGTCAGAAAATGGTATAGCCGTGACTGGACTGATTATGATGCGGTCAAGGATGGACCGTCGGATCCGGCGCTGATCCGGGATGCTCTGACGGATGCTGTCAAGAGGCAGCTGATGTCGGATGTCCCTTACGGAGTCCTGCTCAGCGGCGGTCTGGATTCTTCGATAATAAGCGCGATCGCTGCCGCCAATGCTCCGCGCCGTATAGAGGATGACGGGAAGAGTCAGGCCTGGTGGCCTCGGCTGCATAGTTTCGCTGTCGGTCTTAAAGGCGCGCCGGATCTTGCAAAGGCCCGCGAGATGGCCGATTTCCTCGGGACGGTGCATCATGAGATCAACTATACGGTGCAGGAGGGAATCGACGCGCTGCGGGATGTCATCTATCATATCGAGACCTATGATGTCACGACAGTCAGGGCCTCTACTCCTATGTATCTTCTCGCGCGCGTGATAAAGAGCATGGGTATCAAGATGGTCCTGAGCGGAGAGGGGTCCGACGAAATCTTTGGCGGGTATCTCTATTTCCACAAGGCTCCGTCGGCCCGGGATTTCCATGAGGAGACTGTGCGCAAGATCGGCAAGCTTCATCTCTACGACTGTCTCCGCGCCAACAAGGCTCTTTCGGCCTGGGGCGTCGAAGGCAGGGTGCCGTTTCTCGACAAAGAATTCCTCGACGTAGCCATGAGGCTGAATCCCGCTTGTAAGATGTGCCCGGGAGATGTCATCGAGAAGAAGATTCTCAGGGAAGCGTTCTCGGACATGCTTCCTGCATCGGTCGCATGGAGGCAGAAGGAGCAGTTCTCTGACGGAGTAGGCTATAGCTGGATCGACAGTCTCAAGGCGCTTACGTCGCTGGCTGTTTCCGATGCCCAGATGGCTTCTGCCGCAAAGCGTTTCCCGATCAATACTCCGATGAACAAGGAGGAGTATTATTACAGATGCATCTTCGAGGAGCTGTTCCCGAGCGAGTCGGCCGCCATAAGCGTTCCGAGCGTCCCGAGCGTGGCCTGTTCATCAGAAATAGCCCTTCAGTGGGATGCATCGTTCAGGGAACTGAACGATCCCAGCGGAAGGGCTGTAAAAGGGGTTCATGAAAAAGCCTATTGA
- a CDS encoding CTP synthase produces the protein MNTKYVFVTGGVASSLGKGIIAASLAKLLQSRGLRVTIQKFDPYINIDPGTLNPYEHGECYVTEDGAETDLDLGHYERFLGIYTSQANNVTTGRIYNTVITKEREGAYLGKTVQIVPHITDEIKRRMMLLGKTGDYDIIITEVGGTVGDMESQPFLEAIRQLQWELPDEDLLSIHLTLIPYLKAAKELKTKPTQHSVQMLQQAGVHPDIIVCRTEVDLSQDIRNKIARFCNVRQGHVIQSIDAPSIYDVPLNMEKEGLDEMVVNHFRIEYLPEPDLKALKNFLHRLENPKSEVNIALVGKYVELQDAYKSILESFVHAGAANECKVNVKTFQSEHIDSSNVAGKLKGMDGILVAPGFGERGLEGKIAAVRHARENNIPFFGICLGMQMAVVEFARDVLGLKDAASTEENPKTPDPVIDLMEEQKSLTIKGGTMRLGAYDCALAEGSLARNIYGKDLISERHRHRYEFNDAYRERFEKAGMRVCGQNPGSGLVEMVEIPSHPFFIATQFHPELKSTPEKPQPIFVNFVKAAMEYRKANQ, from the coding sequence ATGAACACAAAATATGTATTCGTAACAGGAGGAGTTGCTTCATCGTTAGGCAAAGGCATCATCGCCGCATCTCTCGCTAAACTCCTGCAGTCCAGAGGACTTCGCGTCACCATCCAGAAATTCGACCCGTATATCAACATCGATCCGGGCACCCTCAATCCCTATGAACACGGAGAATGCTACGTCACTGAAGACGGAGCAGAAACCGACCTCGACCTCGGTCACTACGAACGTTTCCTCGGAATCTATACCTCCCAGGCCAACAACGTGACGACCGGAAGAATCTATAATACAGTCATCACAAAAGAAAGAGAAGGAGCATATCTCGGAAAGACAGTCCAGATAGTGCCGCACATCACCGACGAAATCAAACGCCGGATGATGCTTCTCGGCAAGACCGGCGACTACGACATAATCATAACAGAAGTCGGAGGAACCGTCGGAGACATGGAATCCCAGCCCTTCCTCGAAGCCATAAGACAGCTCCAGTGGGAACTTCCGGACGAGGATCTCCTCAGCATCCACCTTACTCTGATCCCATATCTCAAAGCAGCCAAAGAGCTCAAGACAAAGCCGACCCAGCACTCCGTACAGATGCTCCAGCAGGCCGGAGTCCATCCGGACATCATTGTCTGCCGCACCGAAGTCGACCTCTCGCAGGACATCCGCAACAAGATCGCCCGCTTCTGCAACGTCCGTCAGGGCCATGTCATCCAGTCCATCGACGCCCCGTCAATCTACGACGTGCCTCTGAACATGGAGAAAGAAGGCCTCGACGAGATGGTCGTCAACCACTTCCGCATCGAGTATCTTCCGGAGCCGGACCTGAAGGCCCTCAAGAACTTCCTGCACCGTCTCGAGAACCCGAAGAGCGAAGTCAACATCGCCCTTGTCGGCAAATACGTCGAGCTTCAGGACGCCTACAAATCGATATTGGAGTCCTTTGTCCATGCCGGCGCAGCCAATGAATGTAAAGTCAACGTCAAGACCTTCCAGAGCGAACATATAGACAGCTCCAACGTCGCCGGAAAGCTCAAGGGAATGGACGGAATCCTGGTCGCTCCGGGCTTCGGAGAAAGAGGACTCGAAGGCAAGATCGCAGCGGTCCGCCACGCCCGCGAGAACAATATCCCGTTCTTCGGAATCTGCCTTGGAATGCAGATGGCAGTAGTAGAATTCGCCCGCGACGTACTCGGCCTCAAAGACGCTGCCTCCACGGAGGAGAATCCTAAGACTCCGGATCCGGTGATCGACCTTATGGAGGAGCAGAAGAGCCTTACCATAAAGGGAGGTACAATGAGACTGGGCGCCTACGACTGCGCTCTCGCAGAAGGCTCTCTCGCCCGCAATATCTACGGCAAAGACCTCATCTCCGAGAGACACCGCCACAGATACGAATTCAACGATGCCTACCGGGAAAGATTCGAAAAGGCCGGAATGAGAGTCTGCGGACAGAACCCCGGTTCCGGTCTTGTAGAAATGGTCGAGATACCTTCACATCCGTTCTTCATCGCCACCCAGTTCCATCCGGAACTGAAAAGCACGCCGGAGAAGCCTCAACCGATATTCGTCAACTTCGTGAAAGCCGCGATGGAATACAGAAAAGCCAATCAATAG
- a CDS encoding Peptidase C10 family protein: protein MGSIDFIASGRDTLLYFVNFKDNNGWIVLSGDKRTYAIIASAVSGQIDKDNLEGAALWFDDIAESIYAIRHSSYQDTTSDNYLLWHNIDALVCGLDKSVPHATKSIDPPSPGSVEYEEVLIDVKIEVISDKIIGPFIKTKWGQLSPWNDCTPYAYDSEDDRYEKCATGCVAVAGAQMLYYFHYLMNKPAEFFSEGKCEGWINGDEYNYSFSFSDPSSDVWDMMALSDPYYFKTEGTKLVSNLLGYVGSKIKMKYGLNKSSANTGDLVNVYKDFGIESEYTDYSPDKVKESLNKQIPVNIRAWASRERKKFLFINVGWSYYDGHSWLIDGLKEKTIQTTYTYRRVPHPRDGTLLRVATLQPILDDTYTTSVTSTTRYWKMNFGADGSYDDADYNTAESSVWNCGKYGFQYEKRIIHNFSF from the coding sequence ATGGGATCAATAGATTTTATCGCTTCTGGAAGAGATACTTTGCTTTATTTTGTAAATTTCAAAGACAATAATGGCTGGATTGTCCTTTCTGGTGATAAACGTACATATGCAATTATTGCTTCTGCTGTCAGCGGACAGATTGATAAAGACAATCTGGAAGGCGCCGCTTTATGGTTTGATGATATTGCAGAATCGATATATGCTATTAGACACTCCAGCTATCAAGATACAACTTCAGATAATTACTTACTTTGGCATAATATAGACGCACTGGTATGTGGCTTGGATAAATCTGTGCCCCATGCCACTAAATCTATAGATCCACCATCTCCTGGTTCGGTTGAATATGAAGAAGTCTTGATTGATGTTAAGATAGAGGTTATCTCTGATAAGATTATCGGACCATTTATTAAAACTAAATGGGGACAACTATCTCCTTGGAATGATTGTACTCCTTATGCATATGACTCTGAAGATGATAGATATGAAAAGTGTGCTACTGGATGTGTTGCAGTAGCTGGAGCTCAGATGTTGTATTATTTTCATTATTTAATGAATAAACCAGCCGAGTTCTTCTCAGAAGGGAAATGTGAAGGATGGATAAATGGTGATGAATACAACTATTCTTTTTCATTCTCTGATCCGTCATCTGATGTTTGGGATATGATGGCTTTGAGTGATCCTTACTATTTTAAGACAGAGGGTACTAAACTCGTATCTAACCTGCTTGGTTATGTGGGTTCAAAAATTAAAATGAAGTATGGCTTGAATAAATCTAGCGCTAATACTGGCGATCTAGTGAACGTTTACAAGGATTTCGGAATAGAATCCGAATATACGGATTATAGTCCAGATAAAGTAAAAGAATCTCTTAACAAACAAATTCCTGTCAATATCAGAGCCTGGGCCTCAAGAGAACGGAAAAAATTTCTTTTCATTAATGTCGGATGGAGTTACTATGATGGTCACTCATGGCTGATTGATGGTCTTAAAGAAAAAACCATCCAGACTACTTATACGTATAGGCGAGTCCCTCATCCTAGAGATGGAACGCTTTTGAGGGTTGCGACATTACAACCAATATTGGACGATACATATACAACATCAGTTACGTCAACTACTCGTTATTGGAAAATGAATTTTGGTGCGGACGGGTCTTATGACGATGCTGATTATAATACAGCTGAAAGCAGTGTCTGGAATTGTGGCAAATATGGCTTCCAGTATGAAAAACGTATAATTCATAATTTCTCATTCTAA
- a CDS encoding TonB-dependent Receptor Plug Domain — protein MRKLLVLITTILCVIQFCPVYAQMDSLTQVGGELENATITAYREKRGNNSFSYSVTDVKRIATVIGEPDVMRYMQILPGVSQGMEGGMGFYVRGAGNGNNKVELDGVPIMAPTHLFGLFSSFHTDIVGQSTFQMGGITASSGNLSSSLLKIDSKTPALDKYSGSFSISPLMFDGVLQGYVIKDRLSFQIAARTSLLRPEYMMLKKLIGDMDDTGDLNPQMQDVFAKLHWKLGPKHVIDVMGYCSHDYFSYIPEREIDESSVDVAFGWDNRVGSVKWINTPSDAFRVETSAFYSYFKSADRQTEHTIENTNLGVFLAAQKTEKALKSQFFTKWKGISFNGGVDIRSQDHRPVMQKINLNVNQQNERKSIFKTAIASLYGEGEYVGETYRLKGGARYNCFLNEDNKAMHNAEIRLQGSYFVTKNAGLEATYDRLVQYQHTLEGLPVGWALDLVIPASPSYKPETSDQWYLGGFWGNKSIYATVGAYYKQMSNLTAYKSMLNQFSTRNISWEYDLVSGEGKSYGLEVWLEKRTGRLTGSIAYTLSKTTRHFEEINGGNSFPFKFDRPHNLNIQLQYMLSMSERRESRINFATYFTSGNNTTIAESSYKAEELPYWDTRLGTVPSMEDYYARTRIGMSSVNGHRMPAYFRADVGYSILWKGKKVDNELTISVFNVMNRKNPYLMFYDEDGWKQMSVLPIVPSIRWEVRF, from the coding sequence ATGAGAAAGCTGCTTGTCCTGATAACAACTATTCTTTGTGTTATACAGTTCTGCCCGGTGTATGCACAGATGGATTCGCTGACGCAGGTCGGCGGAGAGCTTGAGAATGCGACTATAACTGCATATCGTGAAAAACGCGGGAACAATTCGTTCAGCTATTCCGTTACAGACGTGAAAAGGATAGCTACAGTCATCGGAGAGCCAGACGTGATGCGTTATATGCAGATTCTGCCTGGAGTTTCCCAAGGCATGGAGGGCGGCATGGGTTTCTATGTGCGCGGTGCGGGAAACGGCAACAATAAAGTCGAACTTGATGGCGTTCCTATAATGGCTCCGACACATTTGTTCGGTTTGTTTTCATCTTTCCATACAGATATAGTCGGTCAGTCGACATTCCAGATGGGAGGTATAACTGCCTCTTCAGGAAATCTGTCATCCTCGCTGCTGAAGATTGATTCCAAGACTCCTGCTCTGGACAAATACTCCGGTTCTTTTTCCATCTCGCCGCTTATGTTTGACGGGGTTCTTCAGGGTTATGTCATAAAAGATAGATTGTCTTTCCAGATAGCCGCAAGGACATCGTTGCTAAGACCTGAGTATATGATGTTAAAGAAGCTGATCGGGGATATGGATGATACCGGGGACCTCAATCCTCAGATGCAAGATGTCTTTGCCAAGCTCCATTGGAAATTGGGACCGAAACATGTGATCGACGTGATGGGTTATTGCAGCCATGATTATTTCTCATATATCCCCGAAAGGGAGATCGACGAGAGCTCTGTCGACGTGGCTTTTGGCTGGGACAATCGTGTCGGCTCGGTAAAGTGGATTAATACTCCTTCTGATGCATTCCGTGTCGAGACTTCGGCGTTTTATTCATATTTCAAGTCCGCCGACAGGCAGACTGAACATACTATAGAGAATACCAATCTTGGCGTATTTCTTGCCGCTCAAAAGACGGAAAAGGCGCTGAAGAGTCAGTTCTTTACAAAGTGGAAGGGTATTTCTTTCAATGGTGGCGTGGATATCCGTTCTCAGGATCATCGTCCTGTAATGCAAAAGATTAATCTGAATGTGAACCAGCAGAACGAGAGAAAATCTATTTTCAAGACTGCCATCGCTTCTCTTTATGGCGAAGGCGAATATGTAGGGGAGACCTATAGACTGAAAGGCGGAGCCAGATATAATTGTTTTCTTAATGAAGACAACAAAGCAATGCATAATGCTGAGATTCGTCTGCAAGGATCGTATTTCGTGACAAAAAATGCCGGACTTGAAGCCACATATGACAGGCTTGTCCAGTACCAGCATACTCTTGAGGGCTTGCCTGTAGGATGGGCATTGGATCTGGTCATACCTGCTTCGCCAAGTTACAAGCCTGAGACTTCGGATCAATGGTATCTCGGGGGATTTTGGGGAAATAAGAGTATTTATGCTACGGTCGGGGCATATTATAAGCAGATGTCAAATCTGACCGCTTATAAGAGTATGCTCAATCAATTTTCCACTAGAAATATTTCCTGGGAATACGATCTGGTTAGTGGTGAGGGTAAATCCTACGGCCTGGAAGTATGGCTCGAAAAGAGAACAGGACGGCTGACCGGATCGATAGCATATACTTTATCCAAGACGACAAGGCATTTTGAAGAGATCAACGGTGGGAATTCTTTCCCGTTCAAATTTGACAGGCCTCATAATCTGAATATCCAGCTACAGTACATGCTAAGCATGTCTGAGCGTCGTGAAAGCCGCATTAATTTTGCAACATACTTTACTTCCGGCAATAATACGACTATTGCAGAATCAAGTTACAAGGCTGAAGAGTTGCCATATTGGGATACCAGACTCGGGACAGTTCCATCTATGGAAGATTATTATGCACGGACCCGTATCGGCATGTCTTCAGTAAACGGCCACAGGATGCCGGCATATTTTCGGGCTGATGTCGGATATTCCATTCTTTGGAAAGGTAAGAAGGTCGATAATGAACTTACAATTTCGGTGTTCAATGTCATGAACAGGAAGAATCCATATCTTATGTTCTATGACGAAGACGGTTGGAAACAAATGAGCGTCCTTCCGATAGTCCCCTCAATCCGCTGGGAAGTGAGATTCTAA
- a CDS encoding glucokinase, with protein sequence MRLGIDIGGTNISLGLLDKGQVVRFITVPSFKENSTMEQTLEYLSSQIREIITPDTEMIGIGVPSVVDINKGIVYETQNIPSWKEVHLKEYLEDRFGIPTAINNDANCYAMGVYGGFPEENRPKDLVVITLGTGVGIGIVHDGELFCGANCGAGELCALPYGDSVLEDYCSKKFFSTYGWDSIEAAKAAESKNPAALRLFEEFGKHMGALLCAVMLAYDPSHITLVGGIAHNYPFFHKPMEEYIRENFPYTNSFEKLTIGTATDASIPVLGATLLNTNTTLHNETDLD encoded by the coding sequence ATGAGACTGGGAATAGACATTGGTGGAACCAATATAAGTCTTGGATTGTTGGATAAGGGACAGGTTGTCCGCTTCATTACCGTACCTTCCTTCAAGGAAAACAGCACGATGGAGCAGACGCTGGAGTACCTGTCGTCGCAAATCAGGGAAATCATTACGCCAGATACCGAGATGATCGGCATAGGCGTTCCGTCCGTAGTGGACATTAATAAAGGTATAGTTTACGAGACCCAGAATATCCCATCGTGGAAAGAAGTCCATCTTAAGGAATATCTGGAAGACCGTTTCGGAATTCCTACCGCGATCAACAATGACGCAAATTGTTACGCAATGGGGGTATATGGCGGTTTTCCGGAAGAGAACAGGCCGAAAGACCTTGTCGTGATTACGCTCGGCACCGGAGTCGGCATCGGCATTGTCCATGACGGCGAACTTTTCTGTGGGGCCAACTGCGGCGCCGGGGAACTCTGCGCCCTTCCATATGGGGACTCGGTGCTGGAAGACTACTGCAGCAAGAAATTCTTCTCGACTTATGGCTGGGACAGCATCGAGGCTGCCAAGGCTGCGGAATCGAAGAACCCTGCTGCGTTGCGGCTTTTCGAGGAGTTCGGAAAGCACATGGGGGCCCTGCTCTGCGCTGTCATGCTGGCTTACGATCCCAGCCACATCACTCTTGTCGGAGGTATCGCCCACAACTATCCATTCTTCCACAAACCGATGGAAGAGTATATCAGGGAGAACTTCCCTTATACCAATTCATTCGAGAAACTGACAATCGGCACTGCAACAGATGCCTCGATCCCAGTTCTCGGAGCCACTTTATTGAACACTAATACGACACTTCATAATGAAACAGACCTGGATTAA